CTTTTATACAATATATGTACTCTGGATAGGGGTGTGCTTTACAAGAACAAAAGCGGAAACGCCTTGGTCACTCATAAGCAAAAAACAAAAAAGTGAAGGTCCATAGATTTGAACCTTCACTTTTTTAAGTGGATTTAAAACCTTTTTTCATCTGTAACTTTATGGTACTTGTCCAAAATTTGAACCATACTTGGACTATTGGCCTGAGCCATTTCTTCTGCTGCAGCAACAGCTTTATCTTCAGATTCATATTCTTTTTCTGGCGCAACATCCTCAAGCTTTACAATCCAAGCGGTTGCATCTACATTTGGCACAACTGTGTACGTATTCATCTGACAAAACTCCTTTTTCGAATGGTTGTCCTTGTAATTTAAGTTTTCCCGCCATACAGATTCTAAAACCCGTAATTATCAAAGCGAAATATGTTCCTCAGAAGGCGCTTCTTTTTGCTTAGAAGGTTTGTTTTTCCAATGAATCACAAGCCAGCCAACAATTAAACTGTAAATGAAGTGAGCCAGCGTCCAATAAAACCAAGCTGTCATGTCTCCCAGTTGTGGGGGCGTTCGGTTAAGCCTGTTAAAGAATACAGAAGACCACTGCCTCCAGTATAAATAAAAACATAGGCCCATAGGCTGTCTTCAAGAGAAACATAATTCAAAATCGGGTAGAGCAGCGCAACACTTGCAATGCAAAACACGAAATGAAAGAGGATTCCTACAAGTACCTCATTATCCGTCTCCTTCAATATAGGGATGTAATCCACATTATATAATAATATATATGCGTTACTGCCGGTTATCCAATGAATCACTTGTAGAAAGAGCGCCAGGACTACACCGCCAGCAACGCCGATGATGACATGTTTAAGATGTTTTTGCATAATGTGTTCCGCCTTCCCAGTGTGTGGGGTTATATATGTTTCTATTTTCCACACGAGAAGAATCGTAAACATGCGTTCAGGCACTTTAACCCATTACTAACGTCCATCATTCCGAACTGAATATGTTTTATTCCCAGGCAACTCTAAACAATTAAGCTGGCCTCCATACACCGCCCCACCGTCAATGCCAACGATGTTATTTTCGCCTACGAACACATCGTATCGGTTTTGTTTTTGATGAAGGATTGGTGTTGGTGTATGTCCAAATACGACGATTTTATCGCCCTTGTATTTCTGAAAGAAAGACTCGCGTATCCATACAAGATCAAATGGATCTGTTTCTTCTAAGGGGAGACCTGGAACCACACCTGCATGGACAAAGATATGTGTGTCAGTTTCATAGTAATAGTCAAGCTGCTTAAGGAATGCGACATGTTTTTTAAACAGTTCTGAATCTGGTAAATGCAGTTGATCCATATCTGGTTCATAACTTAACAACGTTTCTTTGGCGCCGTTTCTGCTCCACCTTTCCCATGCACCAGGCTCTTCCTCAACTGTTGTGACAAGCATGTCATCATGGTTCCCCCTGAGAACAATGGCCCCTTCCTCTTTCAACGACATAACTTTATTGATAACACCACACGCATTAGGGCCGCGATCTACATAATCTCCCAATAAAATCAACTGATCCTGAGCAGGGTCATAGGACACCTTCTCCAAAAGGACCTCAAACATGTCAAGTGCACCATGTATATCACTAATTGCCAGTATTCTATTATGAGTCACGTTATAACCCTCTCTTCTCTATTTGGAAGTCTTTGTTCTTATTCTATCGTATCATTTTAGAAATGAAATACAATTGGTAATCCGGTCTCATAGACGAGTCTTTTAACTAAAAAGTTGCTAAAAAATATTGTTTTACTGATAATGGAACAGGGTGATGATTTTTGAACGCACGTGATAAATGGAATGTAAAGCATGAAGAGATACTGAAGGATGGCACCAAGTTGTCCCCGAACGAGCGGCTTGTCAGTTGGAAGGATTATTTAACCGGCGGGACTGCACTTGATTTGGCAGCAGGATTGGGAGCTAACAGTACATTTTTAACTGGATTAGGGTATGAGGTTGAAGCGTGGGATCTATCTGACGTTGCTGTTCGTCATATGCAACTGCTAAAATCCCAACAAAATTTGTCTGTGTATCCAATCATAACTGATTTGGAAAACATAAATGCGCTTCCTTCCAGAGAGAACAACTACGATCTGGTTATATCAACATATTACCTCGATCGGTCCCTCTTCCCTTTTATGACAATGAGCCTTAAATCAGGTGGATATTTATTTTTTGAAACGTATTATAAGACGCATGATGAGTCCTCACAAACGCCCATTAATGAAAAATTCTTGCTCAAGCCGAATGAGTTGCTCGAAATCTTTCGTGGCTGGGATATTTTATATTTTCAGATGAATGAACAAACAACTCAGCAAACCATTTTCTGCCGCAAACCATAATATGAATTTAGTATGCAAAACGAGAACCATCGCCTATATAGACGATGGTTCTTCCTCCATTTAAAACGGAAATTGGTTGAGCCATTGTCCGCCGTCCATTGTGACAACTTCCCCATTGATATAGGCAGCGTCTTTTGACATTAGAAAATGGGCCAAGCCGGCTATTTCTTCAGGTGTGCCATAACGTTTTAATGGCACAGAGAGACGCGTACGTTCGGCCATTTCTTCTGAAAGAGCAAGTTTTTCGGCACCGCCTGTCCGTTCAATCGGTCCAGGTGCGATGGCGTTAACACGAATGCCATATTTACTTCCCCATTCTACCGCTAGTGTTCGGGTCATGCTCAGAACACCTGCTTTGGCAGCAGCATTATGGACAACACCCGCACCGGCGTCCCACGCATAAGTTGCAACCATATTTAGAATATGACCTTGCTTTTGTTCTTTAATCCAGTAATTAGCGACAGCTCTACTGCAATAAAATGTACCGTTCAGCACAATATCAATGACAGAATTCCATCCATTCACAGAAAGATCTTCAGCCGCAACGACAAAATTGCCTGCTGCATTATTCACCAGATGGTCAATTGTGCCAAACTTCTCGACTGCCGTTTGTACCATGCGGTCAACATCATCTGAACGGCGCACATCCATTTGTACGATTGCAACTTCTCCAATGGCAACCTCATCCATTTCAGCTTTGGCTTCCTGAAGCTTTTCGTGATTGCGGCCAGTAATCACAACATTCGCGCCTTCTTCAGCACACCGCTTCGCCATCGCCTTCCCCATACCACTGGAACCTCCAGTGATAATAACCACTTCTCCCTTCAAATCAAACATCTCCCTCATTTTTAGAATGAATGATCATTCATTCCAGATTATACCATAAATCTTCCTTTTATTAAAAAGCCAGTTCAAATCATTGAATATATTATGAAATTATTTTATATTGAAAGGAAAGATGAAGAGAGATGCTTTAATGTCTGAATGGTTGCCTAGCTTATTAACCGAGACGCCACAGGAAGGTTTTGAACTTGCCATTAAACTAGCTCGAAAAGGCGTGGGGTACACCCAGCCTTCAGCTGAAACCCGATAAAAACTTCGTCCTGTATATGCAGACAATGCCGACAGTCTTACAATGGCCTCACAGGTTATTGCCGTTCATTTCCAAACTGTAGCTGCAGCTAATAATTATTGGAAATAACATTACTTATAAACATGCTGGCAACTATTGAAAGCCAGCATGTTTATTTTATTCGTTTTCACGCATTTACGGCTTTTTAATGCGTAGATTATGAACAACCAGCCCATTAATGATACAATATAATATGCAGCACGTACTTAGGGATAATAAAAGATGATTGAATATCAATAAGGAGTGAGATCATGGAGCAAAAACAATTTGACAAAATTAAAAATGGAAATGGATTTATAGCAGCGTTGGACCAAAGCGGTGGCAGTACACCGAAAGCACTCGCCGCATATGGTGTTCCGGAAAGTTCTTATTCAAGTGAAGATGAAATGTTTGATCTTGTCCACGAGATGCGAACACGAATCATCACCTCCCCTGCATTCAATCCAGACCACATCCTCGGAGCTATTTTATTTGAACAAACGATGGATAGTAAGATTGAAGGTAAATACACAGGAGACTACCTTTGGGATGAGAAAGGCATTGTTCCTTTCATCAAAGTGGACAAAGGTCTTGCTGATGAAGAAAAAGGGGTTCAGCTCATGAAACCGAACCCTGGTCTTGATGATCTTCTGAAACGTGCCAATGAACGCAATATGTTTGGCACGAAAATGCGGTCGGTCATTAAGGAACCTAACAAAGATGGCATAAAAGATGTCGTGGATCAGCAATTTGACGTCGGCAAACAAATCATTGAAGCTGGACTCGTACCGATCATTGAACCAGAAGTGGACATTAATAGTGATCTCAAAGAATCGATTGAAGAAATGCTTAGAGATGAGATTCTCAAGCATCTGAATACGTTAAAAGAGGATCAGCTTGTTATGCTGAAGTTAACCATTCCATCAAAAGCAAATCTTTATAAAACACTTATCGACCACCCAAATGTTGTGCGAGTTGTCGCGCTATCAGGCGGCTACAGCCGTGACGAAGCGAATGAAATGCTCAAAAAGAATGATGGCCTGATTGCCAGCTTTTCAAGAGCATTGAGCCAGGACCTGAACGCGGACCAGTCTGATGAAGCATTTAACGCTGAACTAGAAAAGGCTGTTCTTTCCATTTATAATGCATCAATTTAAAGTCGTTTAAATTATGAAGCGGATCGTCATTTATGGTGGTCCGCCTTTTGATTGGTCTTATATACTGAATTCCTTCCTTTTATCAGTTATACTGAAGCTGGAAACAAATTTTCATAAAGGGGATGTTAATGTGATTAGCGAAAAATTAGGGAACGCACTCAACGATCAAGTCAACAATGAACTCGATGCCGCACAAGCATACCT
This sequence is a window from Lentibacillus sp. JNUCC-1. Protein-coding genes within it:
- a CDS encoding DUF2188 domain-containing protein is translated as MNTYTVVPNVDATAWIVKLEDVAPEKEYESEDKAVAAAEEMAQANSPSMVQILDKYHKVTDEKRF
- a CDS encoding fructose bisphosphate aldolase translates to MEQKQFDKIKNGNGFIAALDQSGGSTPKALAAYGVPESSYSSEDEMFDLVHEMRTRIITSPAFNPDHILGAILFEQTMDSKIEGKYTGDYLWDEKGIVPFIKVDKGLADEEKGVQLMKPNPGLDDLLKRANERNMFGTKMRSVIKEPNKDGIKDVVDQQFDVGKQIIEAGLVPIIEPEVDINSDLKESIEEMLRDEILKHLNTLKEDQLVMLKLTIPSKANLYKTLIDHPNVVRVVALSGGYSRDEANEMLKKNDGLIASFSRALSQDLNADQSDEAFNAELEKAVLSIYNASI
- a CDS encoding metallophosphoesterase family protein, translating into MTHNRILAISDIHGALDMFEVLLEKVSYDPAQDQLILLGDYVDRGPNACGVINKVMSLKEEGAIVLRGNHDDMLVTTVEEEPGAWERWSRNGAKETLLSYEPDMDQLHLPDSELFKKHVAFLKQLDYYYETDTHIFVHAGVVPGLPLEETDPFDLVWIRESFFQKYKGDKIVVFGHTPTPILHQKQNRYDVFVGENNIVGIDGGAVYGGQLNCLELPGNKTYSVRNDGR
- a CDS encoding methyltransferase domain-containing protein; its protein translation is MNARDKWNVKHEEILKDGTKLSPNERLVSWKDYLTGGTALDLAAGLGANSTFLTGLGYEVEAWDLSDVAVRHMQLLKSQQNLSVYPIITDLENINALPSRENNYDLVISTYYLDRSLFPFMTMSLKSGGYLFFETYYKTHDESSQTPINEKFLLKPNELLEIFRGWDILYFQMNEQTTQQTIFCRKP
- the fadH gene encoding 2,4-dienoyl-CoA reductase, with amino-acid sequence MKGEVVIITGGSSGMGKAMAKRCAEEGANVVITGRNHEKLQEAKAEMDEVAIGEVAIVQMDVRRSDDVDRMVQTAVEKFGTIDHLVNNAAGNFVVAAEDLSVNGWNSVIDIVLNGTFYCSRAVANYWIKEQKQGHILNMVATYAWDAGAGVVHNAAAKAGVLSMTRTLAVEWGSKYGIRVNAIAPGPIERTGGAEKLALSEEMAERTRLSVPLKRYGTPEEIAGLAHFLMSKDAAYINGEVVTMDGGQWLNQFPF